A stretch of Cupriavidus necator DNA encodes these proteins:
- a CDS encoding MobA/MobL family protein → MASPHVSFKRGKVGNGAAHAAYVRGEGKYADRDDVRAVVDGNLPAWACGDAYKFFAAADANERKNGRAYLEVEAAIPREAADPIAWAREFTQSLLGDRFAYRLAVHDRQAGDGGRNVHLHLMFSDRPTDGEHFDAKRFFKRNGSMKDRSWNKRDMVLEVRWLFAKHVREVVPGWEPPAPAKPEPKIGPALPKAGTLYHQVRTARLAEVEQIRIERRQEAEREKIRDDLAEATKDLCIPWEVDLPQLERRLNALLTMPLQLGQQAELQELRRKAELERRRREARARQKARELENAAQHGCVRDLLKIALYARYCELEGDSAGGKRLRAEVQREMRNTPATRKRADYTQALVVRLAAEELLRDGLIGEGVAHALGVNAKLAKSLGPNGLAKETSEHLMASIKAAEVSNAAVGKQVREVNLALNAAAATIMQTMPGDYSAAANAAGIVASVATQFRSFSAVPASKADGQPVVKASAADKGAGAATVPKLRASKP, encoded by the coding sequence ATGGCATCCCCTCACGTATCCTTTAAGCGTGGCAAAGTTGGCAACGGTGCCGCGCACGCCGCCTACGTGAGGGGTGAGGGAAAGTATGCCGACCGCGACGATGTGCGGGCAGTGGTCGATGGCAACCTGCCTGCCTGGGCGTGCGGCGACGCATATAAGTTCTTCGCGGCGGCGGACGCCAATGAGCGCAAGAACGGGCGCGCATATCTCGAGGTCGAGGCCGCCATCCCGCGCGAAGCCGCGGATCCGATTGCCTGGGCGCGCGAGTTCACCCAATCGCTGCTGGGTGACCGCTTTGCCTACCGGCTCGCCGTGCATGACCGGCAGGCCGGCGACGGCGGGCGGAATGTCCACCTGCACCTGATGTTTTCGGACCGCCCGACCGATGGCGAGCACTTCGACGCGAAGCGTTTTTTCAAACGGAACGGCTCCATGAAGGACCGCAGCTGGAACAAGCGTGACATGGTGCTCGAGGTGCGGTGGCTATTTGCCAAGCACGTTCGTGAAGTTGTGCCTGGCTGGGAGCCGCCCGCGCCGGCGAAGCCGGAACCGAAGATTGGTCCCGCCTTGCCCAAGGCCGGCACGCTGTACCACCAGGTCCGCACGGCGCGCCTGGCGGAGGTGGAGCAGATCCGCATTGAGCGTCGGCAGGAGGCCGAGCGCGAGAAGATCCGAGACGACCTCGCCGAAGCCACCAAGGATCTGTGCATCCCGTGGGAAGTGGATTTGCCCCAGCTCGAACGTCGGCTCAATGCCCTGCTGACGATGCCGCTGCAGCTTGGCCAGCAGGCCGAGCTGCAGGAGCTGCGCCGCAAGGCTGAGCTGGAGCGTCGTCGCAGGGAGGCGCGGGCGCGCCAGAAGGCCCGGGAATTGGAAAATGCGGCCCAGCACGGCTGCGTCAGGGACCTGCTGAAGATCGCGCTGTACGCCCGCTATTGCGAGCTGGAGGGGGATTCGGCGGGTGGAAAGCGACTACGTGCTGAAGTCCAGCGTGAGATGCGCAACACCCCGGCGACTCGGAAGCGCGCGGACTACACGCAGGCGCTGGTCGTTCGCCTGGCAGCAGAGGAATTGCTGCGCGACGGCTTGATCGGCGAGGGCGTGGCTCACGCCCTTGGTGTCAACGCGAAGCTGGCAAAGTCTCTGGGCCCCAACGGGCTGGCCAAGGAAACCAGCGAGCACCTTATGGCGTCCATCAAGGCAGCGGAAGTCTCCAATGCTGCCGTGGGCAAGCAGGTCAGGGAGGTGAATCTGGCGCTGAACGCAGCTGCCGCGACAATCATGCAGACCATGCCTGGCGACTACAGTGCTGCTGCCAATGCGGCCGGAATCGTTGCGAGTGTGGCAACACAGTTCCGATCGTTCTCTGCCGTCCCGGCATCAAAGGCTGACGGGCAGCCGGTGGTGAAGGCCTCTGCTGCCGACAAAGGCGCTGGAGCGGCCACCGTGCCGAAACTGCGTGCGTCCAAGCCGTGA
- a CDS encoding HNH endonuclease has translation MPSTLARLRARAFHRQSGRCFYCCCPMWEQSMEAFAATFHLSSRQARHLQCTAEHLHARVDGGGDSQSNIVAACRLCNARRHQGKAARDAAHHKEYVERLMRRRRWHHPWVFERLLRSGGG, from the coding sequence ATGCCCTCGACTCTCGCGCGTCTGCGCGCCCGCGCCTTCCATCGTCAATCCGGCCGTTGCTTCTATTGCTGCTGCCCCATGTGGGAGCAATCCATGGAAGCGTTCGCAGCGACCTTCCATCTCTCCAGTCGGCAGGCTCGACACCTTCAATGCACGGCCGAGCATCTACATGCCCGAGTCGATGGCGGTGGGGACTCCCAAAGCAACATCGTGGCCGCCTGCCGGCTTTGCAATGCCCGCCGACACCAAGGTAAAGCAGCGCGGGACGCCGCCCATCACAAGGAATATGTAGAGCGGCTCATGCGCCGGAGACGGTGGCACCACCCCTGGGTCTTCGAAAGGCTGCTGCGTTCAGGCGGGGGGTGA
- a CDS encoding NADPH-dependent F420 reductase, with amino-acid sequence MQASYGKTIGIIGAGAIGTAFATALARHGIQAVLANSRGPETLQDAVQAIGPSIRPGTREQAAAQDIVLVAVNWSKLPQALAGLPDFGGRIVIDANNPIEAPLFRPADLHGRSSSAVFADLVPGARVVKAFNHLQPALVAGDPQAEGGRRVMFMSGDDANAKAEVAKLIDRLGFFGIDLGSLDGGGRQHQFPGGPLAALNLVRLG; translated from the coding sequence ATGCAAGCAAGCTACGGAAAGACCATTGGCATCATCGGCGCGGGCGCAATCGGCACGGCGTTTGCCACGGCGCTGGCACGCCACGGCATCCAGGCGGTGCTGGCCAACAGCCGTGGGCCTGAAACGCTGCAGGATGCCGTGCAAGCCATCGGGCCTTCGATCCGCCCGGGCACGCGCGAGCAAGCCGCGGCGCAAGACATCGTGCTGGTGGCCGTCAACTGGTCGAAGCTGCCGCAGGCGCTGGCCGGGTTGCCGGACTTTGGCGGGCGCATTGTCATCGATGCCAACAACCCGATCGAGGCGCCGCTGTTTCGCCCCGCGGACCTGCATGGCCGCTCGTCGAGCGCAGTGTTTGCAGACCTGGTGCCCGGCGCGCGTGTCGTGAAGGCGTTCAATCACCTGCAGCCCGCGCTGGTCGCCGGCGATCCGCAAGCTGAAGGTGGCCGCCGCGTGATGTTCATGTCGGGTGACGATGCGAACGCCAAAGCCGAGGTGGCCAAGTTGATCGATCGCCTCGGGTTCTTCGGCATCGATCTCGGTTCGCTCGACGGGGGCGGAAGACAGCATCAGTTTCCTGGAGGACCGCTGGCCGCGCTGAATCTGGTGAGGTTGGGTTGA
- a CDS encoding SDR family oxidoreductase: MTQQTLPLAGKIALVTGGSRSIGAAIARRLAADGAAVALTYSASADKAATVVREIEAAGGRAIALAADAGDAAAVRRAVAATVDAFGGLDILVNNAGLSLGGAIEDIAFDTYERMIAVNVTGVFVATQEAVRHMKTGGRVIHIGSSMARYAAFPTASLYTLTKGAIAGFNRSLVRDLGPKGITVNTVHPGPTDTDMNPAGGPVSEIVGPGIALGRYGQPHEIAGVVAFLAGPDAAFVTGAEIVADGGFTA; the protein is encoded by the coding sequence ATGACTCAACAGACCCTTCCCCTGGCCGGCAAGATCGCCCTCGTTACCGGCGGATCGCGCTCCATCGGCGCCGCCATCGCCCGCCGCCTGGCCGCCGACGGCGCGGCCGTAGCGCTGACCTACAGTGCCTCAGCGGACAAGGCCGCCACGGTAGTGCGCGAGATCGAAGCAGCCGGCGGCCGCGCCATCGCGCTCGCCGCGGACGCCGGCGATGCGGCCGCGGTGCGCCGGGCCGTGGCAGCGACGGTCGACGCCTTCGGCGGCCTCGACATCCTCGTCAACAACGCCGGCCTGAGCTTGGGCGGTGCCATCGAGGACATCGCGTTCGACACCTACGAGCGCATGATTGCGGTGAACGTGACCGGCGTATTCGTGGCCACGCAGGAAGCGGTGCGCCATATGAAGACGGGCGGGCGGGTGATTCACATCGGTTCATCGATGGCGCGCTACGCGGCGTTTCCAACGGCATCGCTCTACACGCTGACCAAGGGCGCGATCGCAGGCTTCAATCGCAGCCTGGTGCGCGACCTGGGGCCGAAAGGCATCACGGTCAACACCGTCCACCCCGGCCCGACCGACACCGATATGAATCCCGCCGGCGGCCCGGTCAGCGAGATCGTGGGACCCGGCATTGCCCTGGGACGATACGGGCAGCCGCATGAGATTGCCGGCGTGGTGGCGTTCCTCGCCGGTCCGGACGCAGCCTTCGTCACCGGTGCCGAGATCGTTGCCGATGGCGGCTTCACCGCCTGA
- a CDS encoding LysR family transcriptional regulator, with protein METLANLESFVRSAETGSFSAAGRRLALTPAAVSRNVAMLERNLGVRLFQRSTRKLTLTEAGERFLASIGGNLDALQAAIAAMSNDHGEPAGVLKVSLAPSFGVAYVMPLLPDFLQRYPAIRPEWHFENRAIDLIAEGFDAAIGGGFELAPGLVSRPLAPAHIVAVASPAYLRERTLPADPAMLNVMDGIVMRSGRTGRTRHWTMRDAAGNEVATTMRERIVVSDPAAMREAALLGLGVALLAVPDVLPWIERGELVRVLPRWYADAGAISLYYPTRTLMPGKTRAFIDHVVEAFRRDGLAQRLAGSLGL; from the coding sequence ATGGAAACCCTCGCCAACCTCGAATCCTTTGTGCGCAGCGCCGAAACCGGCAGCTTTTCGGCGGCGGGTCGCCGACTGGCCCTGACCCCCGCGGCCGTCAGCCGCAACGTGGCAATGCTCGAGCGCAATCTGGGCGTGCGACTGTTCCAGCGCTCGACGCGCAAGCTGACGCTTACCGAGGCTGGCGAACGCTTCCTTGCCTCCATTGGCGGCAACCTGGACGCGCTGCAAGCCGCCATCGCCGCCATGTCGAACGACCACGGCGAACCGGCCGGCGTGCTGAAAGTCAGCCTGGCGCCGTCGTTCGGCGTGGCTTACGTGATGCCGTTGCTCCCTGATTTCCTGCAGCGTTACCCCGCGATCCGCCCGGAATGGCATTTCGAGAATCGCGCCATCGACTTGATTGCCGAGGGCTTCGACGCAGCCATAGGCGGAGGCTTCGAACTGGCGCCGGGTCTTGTGTCGCGCCCACTGGCACCCGCGCATATCGTCGCGGTGGCGTCGCCTGCGTATCTGCGGGAACGCACGCTGCCTGCCGATCCGGCCATGCTGAACGTCATGGACGGCATCGTCATGCGCTCCGGGCGCACCGGACGCACGCGCCACTGGACTATGCGCGATGCCGCCGGCAACGAGGTTGCCACGACCATGCGCGAACGCATTGTCGTCAGCGACCCGGCCGCCATGCGGGAAGCCGCGCTGCTGGGTCTGGGCGTGGCACTGCTGGCGGTACCCGATGTGCTGCCATGGATCGAACGTGGCGAACTCGTACGCGTACTTCCGCGCTGGTACGCCGACGCCGGCGCCATTTCGTTGTACTACCCTACGCGCACCCTGATGCCCGGCAAGACACGCGCATTCATCGACCACGTTGTGGAAGCCTTCCGCCGCGATGGACTAGCGCAGCGACTGGCAGGCAGCCTCGGCCTTTAG
- a CDS encoding site-specific integrase gives MASIWKRGDYWRVAIRKRGYPPQARTFDTKADAESWARQVEVEMDRGSFVDRREAERNTLGDLLLRYSEEISPHKKGGEQEVLRIRKLRSDPIAHYKIAALTGKVLAAYRDRRLKGDGERRPVSGSTVNRELTLISHVLNVANKEWDIHLAINPVSTIRRPRESRGRTRRLGAAEEARLFAELSASPRNGRGHYDKGGSRNPSILPLTILALETAMRRGELLSLRWSDVFLEDRFVRLHDSKNGESRDVPLSTKAVSTLAPLAELATSASDRVFPTSADAVKKAFTRACERAGIENFRFHDLRHEGTSRIAERLDNVLELSAVTGHKTLQMLRRYYHPRAKDLALKLG, from the coding sequence ATGGCATCGATCTGGAAACGAGGCGACTATTGGCGCGTCGCGATCCGTAAGCGCGGTTACCCACCCCAAGCGCGCACCTTCGATACAAAAGCTGACGCTGAGAGCTGGGCTCGCCAGGTGGAGGTCGAAATGGATCGAGGGTCCTTCGTCGACCGCCGGGAGGCTGAGCGGAACACTCTTGGAGACCTTCTCCTCCGGTACAGCGAAGAGATCTCGCCCCACAAGAAAGGTGGTGAGCAAGAAGTCCTTCGAATTCGCAAGCTACGTTCTGACCCTATTGCCCACTACAAGATTGCCGCCCTCACTGGCAAGGTCCTGGCGGCATACCGAGACCGTCGCCTCAAGGGCGACGGCGAGCGACGCCCGGTTTCCGGATCAACAGTAAATCGGGAGCTAACCCTCATCAGCCATGTCTTGAATGTCGCCAACAAGGAATGGGACATACACCTGGCTATCAACCCAGTCTCGACGATCAGGCGGCCCCGCGAAAGCCGCGGTCGCACCCGCAGGCTCGGGGCTGCAGAAGAGGCCCGTCTGTTTGCCGAACTATCTGCCAGCCCACGCAATGGGCGTGGCCACTATGACAAAGGCGGTTCGCGGAACCCGAGCATCTTGCCGTTGACGATCCTCGCATTGGAAACAGCCATGCGCCGCGGCGAGCTACTAAGCCTGCGGTGGTCGGACGTATTCCTTGAAGATCGCTTTGTACGCTTGCACGACTCGAAAAATGGTGAGTCGAGGGATGTCCCCCTTTCAACCAAGGCTGTGAGCACCCTCGCCCCGCTGGCAGAGCTCGCGACATCGGCCTCGGACAGAGTGTTTCCAACATCTGCTGACGCCGTTAAAAAGGCCTTTACGCGCGCCTGCGAACGGGCTGGCATCGAGAACTTTCGGTTTCACGACCTCCGGCATGAGGGAACGTCGCGAATAGCCGAACGCTTGGACAACGTCCTGGAACTGTCGGCGGTCACGGGCCACAAGACACTTCAAATGCTTCGACGTTACTACCACCCCCGAGCCAAGGATCTCGCATTAAAGCTCGGCTAG
- the dnaQ gene encoding DNA polymerase III subunit epsilon, which yields MPAMRQIVLDTETTGLSAATGDRLIEIGCVELMNRRLTGRHLHFYVNPERDIDEGAIAVHGITVEFLADKPRFAEVVNDIREFIQDAELIIHNAPFDLGFLDMEFQLLGLPPFRQHAGNVIDTLREARQMFPGKRNSLDALCDRLGISNAHRTLHGALLDAELLAEVYLAMTRGQDSLVIDMHDSTAGHGGAVAAADLSRLALPVLRATDEEQQAHLALLKGLDKASGGKTVWQEAPAAEPGSLAA from the coding sequence ATGCCCGCCATGCGACAAATCGTTCTCGACACCGAAACCACCGGCCTGAGTGCCGCCACCGGCGACCGCCTGATCGAAATCGGCTGCGTCGAGCTGATGAACCGCCGCCTGACGGGGCGCCACCTGCACTTCTACGTCAACCCGGAACGCGATATCGACGAGGGCGCGATCGCCGTGCACGGCATCACGGTCGAGTTCCTGGCCGACAAGCCCCGCTTTGCCGAAGTCGTCAACGACATCCGCGAGTTCATCCAGGATGCCGAGCTGATCATCCACAACGCGCCGTTCGACCTGGGCTTCCTCGACATGGAATTCCAGCTGCTGGGCCTGCCGCCGTTCCGCCAGCATGCCGGCAATGTGATCGACACCCTGCGCGAAGCCCGCCAGATGTTCCCCGGCAAGCGCAACTCGCTCGACGCCCTGTGCGACCGCCTGGGCATCAGCAACGCCCACCGCACGCTGCACGGCGCCCTGCTGGATGCCGAGCTGCTGGCCGAGGTCTACCTGGCCATGACGCGCGGCCAGGATTCGCTGGTGATCGACATGCACGACAGCACCGCAGGCCACGGCGGCGCGGTTGCCGCGGCCGACCTGTCGCGCCTGGCCCTGCCCGTGCTGCGCGCCACGGACGAAGAGCAGCAGGCCCATCTCGCCCTGCTCAAGGGCCTGGACAAGGCCAGCGGCGGCAAGACGGTGTGGCAGGAAGCCCCCGCGGCAGAACCCGGAAGCCTGGCCGCCTGA
- the rnhA gene encoding ribonuclease HI, which translates to MQEVTIYSDGACKGNPGRGGWGAVLVAGASEKEMFGGEPNTTNNRMEMTAVIEALRALKRPCVVRVYTDSQYVQKGISEWLPGWKARGWKTADKKPVKNADLWQELDTLAQPHQISWHWVRGHNGHPGNERADALANRGVESIGR; encoded by the coding sequence ATGCAAGAAGTCACGATCTACTCCGACGGCGCCTGCAAGGGCAATCCCGGCCGCGGCGGCTGGGGCGCGGTGCTCGTCGCCGGCGCCAGCGAGAAAGAAATGTTCGGCGGCGAGCCCAACACTACCAACAACCGCATGGAAATGACCGCCGTGATCGAAGCATTGCGCGCGCTCAAGCGTCCCTGCGTCGTGCGTGTCTATACCGACTCGCAGTATGTCCAGAAGGGCATCAGCGAATGGCTGCCCGGCTGGAAGGCCCGCGGGTGGAAGACCGCCGACAAGAAGCCTGTCAAGAACGCCGACCTGTGGCAGGAACTGGACACCCTGGCGCAGCCGCACCAGATCTCCTGGCACTGGGTGCGCGGCCACAACGGCCACCCCGGCAATGAGCGCGCCGACGCGCTGGCCAACCGCGGCGTCGAATCGATCGGCCGCTGA
- a CDS encoding methyltransferase domain-containing protein has translation MSNRPNHPIVSWEDWLASPPGEYMLRWEAQQYDRIVTDIFGYHAVQLGLPFIDTLRENRMPFSALALDPSSGPHGPRAAHPDARQLLCRFDELPFDTQSIDLVTLPHILEFAEDPHEVLREVSRVLMPEGRVVVTCFNPMSLWGARQGMNRLGATPFLPTDAQQIGFVRIKDWLKLLGFDIIRGRFGCYCPPYRTDRWLQRAAFMEKAGDRWWPIFGAVYMISAIKRVRNIRLVGPAWKSKPALAPVSSPVATPTGTHGKTPGEER, from the coding sequence ATGTCCAATCGTCCCAATCATCCGATTGTAAGCTGGGAAGACTGGCTGGCCTCGCCGCCCGGTGAGTACATGCTGCGCTGGGAGGCGCAGCAGTACGACCGGATCGTGACCGACATCTTCGGCTACCACGCCGTCCAGTTGGGCCTGCCCTTTATCGACACCCTGCGCGAGAACCGGATGCCGTTCTCGGCGCTGGCGCTGGACCCTTCCAGTGGACCGCACGGGCCGCGCGCCGCACATCCCGACGCGCGCCAGTTGCTGTGCCGCTTCGACGAGCTGCCGTTCGACACCCAGAGCATCGACCTGGTCACCCTGCCCCACATCCTGGAATTCGCCGAAGACCCGCATGAAGTGCTGCGCGAGGTCTCGCGGGTGCTGATGCCCGAGGGGCGCGTGGTGGTCACCTGCTTCAACCCGATGAGCCTGTGGGGCGCGCGCCAGGGCATGAACCGGCTCGGCGCCACGCCCTTCCTGCCGACGGACGCGCAGCAGATCGGCTTCGTGCGCATCAAGGACTGGCTCAAGCTGCTGGGCTTCGATATCATCCGCGGCCGCTTCGGCTGCTACTGCCCGCCCTACCGCACCGACCGCTGGCTGCAGCGCGCCGCCTTCATGGAAAAGGCCGGTGACCGCTGGTGGCCGATCTTCGGCGCGGTCTATATGATCTCGGCGATCAAGCGCGTGCGCAATATCCGCCTGGTCGGCCCGGCCTGGAAGAGCAAGCCGGCGCTGGCTCCGGTGTCATCGCCCGTGGCCACGCCTACCGGCACCCACGGCAAGACCCCCGGCGAAGAGCGCTGA
- the gloB gene encoding hydroxyacylglutathione hydrolase — protein sequence MLKVEPIPAFQDNYIWAIHDGHSAAVVDPGEAAPVERFLAQSGLALGAIVITHHHGDHQGGVAELLAAHPRTSSGAPMPVLGPAGERIGGRTRALREGDVVTLETPALTLRVLDVPGHTAGHIAYVGDLGEAGPAVFCGDTLFASGCGRLFEGTPAQMLDSLDKLAALPGDTRVYCAHEYTRSNVRFARAVEPANAALAAWEQRVDALRAADQPTLPTTIAHEREVNPFLRSREPAVRAAVAAQGGAATGDAQAFGALRGWKDNFR from the coding sequence ATGTTGAAGGTTGAGCCGATCCCGGCGTTCCAGGATAACTATATCTGGGCCATCCACGACGGTCATAGCGCCGCCGTGGTCGATCCCGGCGAGGCCGCGCCGGTGGAGCGCTTCCTGGCGCAAAGCGGTCTGGCTCTGGGCGCTATTGTAATCACCCATCACCACGGCGATCACCAGGGCGGGGTAGCCGAGTTGCTGGCGGCGCACCCGCGCACGTCGTCGGGCGCGCCGATGCCGGTGCTGGGGCCCGCCGGCGAACGCATTGGCGGGCGCACCCGGGCCCTGCGCGAAGGCGATGTCGTGACGCTAGAGACGCCGGCGCTGACGCTGCGCGTGCTGGACGTGCCCGGGCACACCGCCGGCCATATCGCCTATGTGGGCGACCTGGGCGAAGCCGGCCCGGCGGTCTTCTGTGGCGATACGCTGTTTGCCAGTGGCTGCGGGCGTCTGTTCGAAGGCACGCCGGCACAGATGCTGGACTCGCTCGACAAGCTGGCGGCACTGCCGGGCGATACCCGCGTCTATTGCGCGCACGAATATACGCGCAGCAATGTGCGCTTTGCACGGGCGGTGGAACCGGCCAATGCCGCGCTGGCGGCATGGGAGCAGCGGGTCGACGCGCTGCGCGCGGCGGACCAGCCGACGCTGCCGACCACCATCGCTCATGAGCGCGAGGTCAATCCCTTCCTGCGCTCGCGCGAGCCCGCGGTGCGCGCGGCGGTGGCGGCGCAGGGCGGGGCCGCCACGGGCGATGCGCAGGCCTTCGGTGCGCTGCGCGGCTGGAAGGACAATTTCCGCTGA
- a CDS encoding transglycosylase SLT domain-containing protein, with the protein MKIGRLLAVVACAALLAACASTPTPPDGANGAATAQTAKRQDPLNSLSDKSALSSASTINVDQGGLDWLRGPSNDIWDRIRRGFAMQDLEGTLVDDRTQWYAQRPEYMERMVGRSSRYLYHIVEELERRKMPTELALLPFVESAFNPQAQSTAKAAGMWQFIPSTGKSYNLKQNMFRDERRDVLASTDAALDYLARLYDMFGDWHLALAAYNWGEGAVSRAIARNQARGLPTDYASLPMPNETRYYVPKLQAVKNIIANPAAYGVKLPEIPDHPYFVTVTTSRDIDVNLAAKLADMSVEEFKALNPSFNRPVILGASNPQILLPFDNAERFQYNLNTYRGGLSSWSAVTVDSRERIEALAARLNVDADTLREINSIPKGMRLKAGSTVMIPRSGRHDQDISATLADSAMLAMEPDLPDARRVVVRAGRRDTVASVARRYGVSAGQVQSWNKLSGTKLVAGQSLVLMVPVRGAGAVRAARAEQADRAERADRAERSERSSKGGIVRVSAKGKAGKAEPRKRVTVEAASRRTAVKATPARVVRESKPGPNVKASAKAGAKGAKAR; encoded by the coding sequence ATGAAAATTGGTCGATTACTGGCGGTGGTCGCGTGCGCCGCGCTGCTTGCAGCGTGCGCCAGCACCCCAACGCCGCCTGATGGCGCCAACGGCGCCGCGACCGCCCAGACCGCCAAGCGCCAGGACCCGCTCAACTCGCTCAGCGACAAATCGGCGCTTTCTTCCGCATCCACGATCAATGTCGACCAGGGTGGCCTGGACTGGCTGCGCGGCCCGTCCAACGACATCTGGGATCGCATCCGGCGCGGCTTTGCCATGCAGGACCTGGAGGGCACGCTGGTCGATGACCGCACCCAGTGGTATGCGCAGCGGCCGGAATACATGGAACGGATGGTCGGGCGCTCAAGCCGCTACCTGTACCACATCGTAGAAGAGCTGGAACGGCGCAAGATGCCGACCGAGCTGGCGCTGCTGCCGTTCGTCGAGAGCGCGTTCAACCCGCAGGCGCAGTCCACCGCCAAGGCGGCGGGCATGTGGCAGTTCATCCCGAGTACCGGCAAGTCGTACAACCTGAAGCAGAACATGTTCCGTGACGAGCGCCGCGACGTGCTGGCCTCGACCGACGCCGCGCTGGACTACCTGGCGCGGCTCTACGATATGTTCGGCGACTGGCACCTGGCGCTGGCGGCTTACAACTGGGGCGAGGGCGCGGTGTCGCGCGCGATCGCACGCAACCAGGCGCGCGGGCTGCCGACCGACTACGCCAGCCTGCCCATGCCCAACGAGACGCGCTACTACGTGCCGAAGCTGCAGGCGGTCAAGAACATCATCGCCAACCCGGCTGCGTATGGCGTCAAGCTGCCCGAGATCCCGGACCACCCGTACTTTGTCACGGTGACCACCTCGCGCGATATCGACGTGAACCTGGCGGCCAAGCTGGCGGACATGTCGGTAGAGGAATTCAAGGCGCTCAATCCGTCGTTCAACCGGCCGGTGATCCTGGGCGCGTCCAACCCGCAGATCCTGCTGCCGTTCGATAACGCCGAGCGCTTCCAGTACAACCTGAACACCTACCGCGGCGGGTTGTCGAGCTGGTCGGCGGTGACGGTGGACAGCCGCGAGCGTATCGAAGCGCTGGCGGCACGGCTGAACGTCGACGCCGATACGCTGCGCGAGATCAACAGCATCCCGAAAGGCATGCGCCTGAAGGCCGGCTCGACCGTGATGATCCCGCGCTCGGGCCGCCACGACCAGGATATCAGCGCGACCCTGGCCGACAGTGCCATGCTGGCGATGGAGCCTGATTTGCCGGATGCGCGCCGCGTGGTGGTGCGTGCCGGGCGGCGCGACACCGTGGCCTCGGTGGCGCGGCGCTATGGCGTCTCGGCGGGGCAGGTGCAATCGTGGAACAAGCTCTCCGGCACCAAGTTGGTCGCCGGGCAGAGCCTGGTGCTGATGGTGCCGGTGCGCGGCGCCGGCGCGGTGCGGGCGGCGCGGGCCGAACAGGCCGACCGTGCCGAGCGCGCCGACCGTGCAGAGCGTTCCGAGCGAAGCAGCAAGGGCGGCATCGTGCGGGTCTCGGCCAAGGGCAAGGCGGGCAAGGCGGAGCCGCGCAAGCGCGTCACCGTCGAGGCGGCCTCGCGGCGCACGGCAGTCAAGGCGACGCCGGCGCGCGTGGTGCGCGAGTCCAAGCCGGGGCCGAACGTCAAGGCGTCGGCCAAGGCCGGCGCCAAGGGGGCCAAGGCCCGCTGA